A window of Kyrpidia spormannii genomic DNA:
AGAAACTGGCTCTGGAGGAGCGGGATCTGGAGCGCACGGTGGGGGCGGTGCGGGAGTTGGGGGACGTGTTGGCCATCGCCGCGCCCCGGCGGATCGAGGCTTTTGACAACTCCAACCTGCAAGGGACGGACCCCGTGGCAGCCATGGTGGTGTTTGTGGACGGACAGCCGGCGAAAAAAGAGTATCGGAAATTCAAGATCAAAACCGTTCAGGGGCCGGATGATTACGCCTCCATGCGGGAGGTGATTCGGCGGCGATATACCCGGGTGTTGCGGGAGAAGTTGCCGCTGCCAGATTTGATCGTGGTGGATGGGGGCCGGGGGCAGATCGGAGCGGCCTTAGAGGTGCTGCAGGACGAGCTGGACCTGGAAATCCCGGTGTGCGGATTGGCGAAAGACGACCGCCATCGGACGGACCAATTGTTCCTCGGAGATGATCCGGTACCGGTGCCCATCGACCGGCACAGTCAGGGATTTTATCTGCTTCAGCGCATTCAGGAGGAAGTTCACCGGTTTGCCATTACTTTTCATCGGCAAACCCGGGGCAAGCGGATCATGCATTCGGTATTAGATGATATTCCGGGCATTGGCGAGAAGCGAAAACGAAAGCTTTTGCAACACTTCGGCTCGGTGGAGGCGATTCGCCAAGCTTCGGTGGAGGAATTTCGCCAGGCGGGCATCGGGGACCGGTTGGCGGAGCAGATCTTGCAAGCCTTGAAATAATCCGGCGAGGCGGGAGGCCCGCGTCGGTGTTGACTGTTTCGATATACGAACCATCTGGGGGGCCGCCGGCAGATGAAGCCTGTGTATATTGTGTTTTTTATCGCGGTTCTGGCGGGTACCTTGTTGATTAGCTACTGGGCCGCCCAGAGGGGGCGGACCCTCCCCCAATTCTATCGATTTTCCGGGAGTTTAGGAGGAGTGCAGAACGGGCTGGCCATGGCTGGCGATTTTATGAGCGCCGCGTCTTTTTTGGGCGTGACCGGGGCCATCGCCTTGCACGGATTCGACGGTCTCCTTTATGCGGCGGGATTTTGGAGTTCATACGCCCTGTTGTTCGCGGTGGCGGAACCGGTGCGGCGGCTGGGTCGCTATACCCTGGCGGACGTGGTGTGTGCCCGATTTCCGTCCCGGCGAATGCGGGGGTTGGTGGCGGTGGATACGGTCCTGATCTCAACCCTGTATCTGGTTCCGCAGTTGGTTGCGGCGGGTTGGCTGATGCATTTGTTGCTGGATGTGCCTTATCCCGTTGCCGTGGCGGCTACGGGTATATTGATGACGATGTATGTGATTTTCGGGGGCATGGTGTCCACCTCATGGGTTCAAATCATCAAGGCTGGGCTGCTGGTGACGGGCACCTTTTTGGTCGCCTTGATGGTGTTATCGTCGTTTCATTGGGACTTTGGTCGGCTGGTCGCCGCGGCTAAGGAGCACAGTCCGTGGGGGAGTGGATTGTTCGCCCCAGGGAACCTGCTGGAAAATCCCCTCAACGAAGTGTCTCTGTTCTTGTCCCTTTTTCTCGGAACGGCGGGGCTCCCTCACATCCTGATGCGATTTTTTACGGTGCCGAACGAGTCTGCGGTGAGGGCCACCCTATGGACCGCGACCTCGGTGATCGGCGCGTTTTATGTATTGACGGTGGTACTCGGACTTGGCGCTTTGGCCCTCGTGGGCGGAGCGGCGATCCGAGGACTCGATCCCACGGGGAATTTTACGGCGTTAGCGGTGGCCCAAGCAGTGGGGGGAGACTTTTTCACGGCGTTTCTGTCGGCCGTGGCCTTTGCCACCATTCTTGCCGTGGTGACGGGGCTTCTCCTGGCTGCCACCACGGCGGTCTCTCACGATCTCTATCATAAGCTGTACCGGGGCGGTCGATCCTCAGATCGGGAACAATTGCGGGTGGCGAAGTTTGCGGCGCTCGTCCTGGGTCTCGGTGCGGTGGCGATCTCCCTGGGCATGGGCCGGGTCAACGTGGCAACCCCGGTGTCCTTGGTTTTTGTCGTTGCCGCGGCGACGAACCTCCCGCTTCTGTTCTTTACATTGTTCTGGCGGCGGTTTACGGAACGGGGCGCCATGATTGGAGTCGTGGCGGGGCTCGTGGCTTCCTTGACTTTGGTGTTTTTCAGCCCGGCAGGGTTTCTTCCTGTCACGCTACCGTTTTTAGAAAAGATTCACTTGGATGAACCCGGGATTGTGGCCATCCCCATCGGCTTTTTGGCCGCTGTCATTGGAACGTGGGTCGGGGGCGATCGGCCGGACCCCACGCGTTTTGAAGTTCTCCGCGGGCACGTGCGGCAAGGGGAAACGACAGGCACTGCGTCGGGGGGTGAGGGGTCGTGGGCCTGACCTTCTCATTGTTGTCACGAACCAGCCTGCTTTTGGTGGCAGGGTTTCTCGTGAGCCGTACGCCAGCATTTCGCAGGCTATTGGAACGGCGCTGGAGTCCCTTCGGCTACACGGCCCATGCCCTGTTGTTCGCAGTCCTTGCGGTGGCAGGGGTGGAGGGCGGCATTCTCCTCCATGGCGGCAGGGTAACGGAACACGGGTGGATCTGGCACCTGGGCCCGGACCAGGAACTCTTGGGGCCGGGGCTCGTGGCGGTGGTGATCGCAGGACTTCTGGGTGGCATTCGGGTCGGCGGTCTGTCTGGGTTGTTGGTTGCGCTCTTTGTCGCCCAAATCGGCGGATGGGCACACGGGGCAGACGTGATGTTGTATCCTTTGGCCGGGGTATTATCAGGAATGACGGCGAGGTTTTTCTCCGATGAACGGGTCATCGCCCCGGAAAAGGCATTCTTTATCGGCATGTTTTTTCCCGTTCTTCACATGGCGCTGTTGTTGATTTGGCGGCCGGGCCCCGAGACCATCCAGCTGGTCAGCGATGTGGGTTTGCCCCTCACCCTGACCAACAGCGTGGCCATCGGGGTGTTTACGGCGATTGTCCGAGTGGCGGTGCACGAGTATGAGCAGGGGGCAGCTCTTCAGACGGAGAAAGCTCTTCGTGTGGCGGAGCAGACCCTTCCACAACTTCGGCGGGGCCTGAGTTATGACACCGCCGAGGTCATTGCCCGGTTTTTGCTTCATGAGCTCGACGTGGCGGCGGTCTCTCTGACCGACCGGGAGAAGGTGCTGGCCCATGAGGGATTGGGACGGGACCACCACGGACCGGGCACGGGCATTCGCACCGAAGCCGGCTCGGCGGCCCTCCGGACCGGGACGATTCAGGTGGCTCCGAACCGAGCGGCCCTCGGGTGTTCCCAGCCCTCTTGTCCCTTGGCGGCGGCGATTATGGTGCCCCTTCGCCGATCTGGGGAAACGATCGGCCTGGTGAATCTGATGTTCCGGCATCCCCAGCAGCTAAGGGCGGCGGACATCGCCCTGGCGGAGGGGTTGGGTCGGCTCATTTCTCATCAACTGGATGCCATTTTTGCCGAGGAGATGCGAGAATTGCTTCGCCAGTCGCAATTGCGCCACTTGCAGGCTCAAATCGAACCCCATTTTCTGTTCAACACCCTGAATCTGATCGGTGGGCTCATCCGCGTCAACCCTCCCCTTGCCCGGCATATCGTCGTGCAATTGGGGAATTTTGTCCGCATGAACTTGAGGGCCGCACGGTATCCGCTGATTCCCCTCGCCCAGGAACTGCAACACCTCCGGGCTTATTTAGAAATCGTCAAAGCTCGGTTCGCCGACCAATTGACCGTGTTTCTCGACGTGGACGAATCGCTGGTGGACGGGGTGCAGATCCCTCCGTTGACGTTACAGCCCCTGGTGGAAAATGCGGTGAAACACGGGGTTCGATCAAGGGCTGTCCGGGGAAGGGTGGGTGTTTTTGTGCGTGCGGAAGGTGGGGACCTTGTCATTGAAGTTCAGGACAACGGCACCGGCGTCGATCCCGTTCTTCTTCCCCGGTTGGGGGTGATGCCCATTGAGCGGGAAGACGGGACGGGGGGCGGGCTGTACAATGTGAACCAACGTTTGATCGGATTGTTAGGCCCCGGGGCGGCCCTTCAGTTTGACCAGGCTCTTGAAGGAGGGCTTCGAGTTCGGTTTCGATTACCCCGGATCGCGCAAGGGAACGGGGCAGAGGCGGGAGAAGGGAGGCCGTCATCGGCGGAATCTTCGGCGGATCAGATACTCGAAGCGAGAGGGTGAGGCAGCATGAAGGTGATGGTGGCGGAGGACGAACGGGTAGCCAGGGAGGAGTTGACCTACTTGTTGTCCTGCCACCCGGACGTAACTTTGTGTCCGGGTGCCGAGAATGGGTCGGAACTTCTGGAGCTAGTGGACCAATACCACCCCGATGTGGTGTTTTTGGATATTCATATGCCCTCTTTGTCTGGCATTGAGGCGGCCCGTCGGTGGCGGAACGGGTCTTGGAAAGGTCGAGCCCCCCAGGTGGTGTTTGTCACCGCTTATGAACAGTATGCGGTAGAAGCTTTTGGGCTAGATGCCGTGGATTATCTGCTCAAACCTTATGATGAAGAACGCCTGGGCGAGACCTTGGAACGGATCCGCCGGCGCCTTGCGTCCCGGGGCCGGGATGGGGGTGGCCATGCGGTCGGCATGGGGACGGTCCCGGGGATTGTCCGGGCAGGTGGGGATACGGCCGGTCAAGAGCGGGGTGGGGAGGGGGCAGCCATGGGTCTACTCACCACCGCGGTTCCGGGAGGCGGAGGGTTCCGTCGTCCCAAACTTTTGGTCGATGATGGAGAAAAAACGGTCGTTCTGCACCCGGGGGCGGTTCAATATGCGGTTCGCAACGGTCGAGCCGTGGAAATTCATACGGATTCGCTCACGGTGAGTGCGAAATGGACCCTGGCGGAACTGGAAGAGCGATTGGCGGGACTCAATTTTTTCCGGACCCACCGCAGCTATCTGGTGAATCTGGAATACGTATCCGCCATTGAACCTTGGTTCAACGGTGCGTATACAGTGGTCCTCAACGATCGGGCCCGCACCAAGATTCCCGTCAGCCGAAATGCCGTAAAGGAGTTGTTCGAACGACTCGGCGGCAGACGTTCCAGTTGACACGATTTCGCCACATTCGGGCCAGCCCGGCGGCATTTTAGGCTCCCGGGTGTGCATTTCGCGCAAAAAGTACGCCAATGTCCCGAATCTTACGCTAAAATTAAACTAGTTCCCCTATACCGCACTTGTGCGGAGATTCCGCATGCCCAAGCGGTTGCGGAATCCCGCACACCCCGGGGTCGGTGCCGTGACATCAGGGTGGGGGAAAGATGGACCAACGAAGGAGGTCTGGGGAGGGTGCAGCAAGAGGAGTTCGATAGCCTGCTCAAAGAAACACGCCGGTTTGAACCGTCGGAAGAGTTCCGCAATCAGGCGAACTTCCGGGATCCGACCGTGTATGACCGGGCCCGGCAGGATCCGGAGGGATACTGGGCGGAACAAGCCCGTCACTTGGATTGGGTGACCCCGTTCACCAAAGTTTTGGAATGGGATCCGCCCCACGCCCGGTGGTTCTCGGATGGTCAGCTCAATGCGGCGTACAACGCGGTGGATCGGCATCGGTTGGGCCCGCGCAAGAACAAGGCCGCCATCTTGTGGGAAGGGGAACCCGGCGACTCCAAGGTGTATACGTACGAAATGCTGGGCCGGGAGGTGGATCGGGCGGCCCACATGCTGACCCGCCTGGGCGTTCGGCGGGGCGATCGGGTGACCATCTACCTGCCGATGATTCCGGAGTTGCCCATTGCCATGTTGGCCTGCGCCAAGATCGGAGCGATTCATTCGGTGGTATTCGGGGGCTTTTCGTCCCAAAGTCTGAAGGACCGTATCATGGACGCCGAGTCCAAGATCTTGATCACGGCGGACGGCGGTTGGCGCCGGGGCCGGGTGGTACCTCTCAAAGCGAATGCCGATGAAGCGGTCAAGGGGACACCCGTGGAAACGGTGTTGGTGGTCAAACGGGTGGGCGAGGCGTCCGGAGCGGCCTTTGCGCCGGATCGTGACAAGGACTGGGCGGAGGAGATGGCCAAATCGCCGACGACTCCGTTCCCGGCCGAGACCATGGGCGCCGAAGACATTCTTTATCTCCTGTACACGTCTGGGACGACGGGGAAACCCAAAGGCATTGTGCACAGCACCGGTGGGTACCTGGTGGGCGCAAACACGTCGATGAGAAGCGTGTTTGACCTCAAGGACGAGGACATCTTTTTCTGCACGGCCGATGTCGGGTGGGTCACGGGACACACCTACGTGGTGTACGGTCCCCTCTCGGCTGGAGCCACGGTGGTGATGTACGAGGGAGCTCCAGATTATCCAGATCGGGATCGCTTTTGGGCGATTGTGGAAAAATACGGCGTCACGATCTTCTACACGGCCCCGACGTCCATCCGGACCTTCATGAAATGGGGTCCAGAGTATCCCAAACGCCGAAACTTGTCCTCTCTCCGTTTGCTCGGGACGGTGGGAGAGCCCATCAACCCCGAAGCTTGGATGTGGTACCACGAATACATCGGGGCCGGGCGTTGCCCCATCGTCGACACCTGGTGGCAGACTGAGACGGGTTGCGCTGTCATCGCTCCCCTGCCGGGGCTGACGGCGACGAAGCCAGGTTCCGCCACATTGCCCTTGCCGGGTTTTGAGGCGGATGTGGTGGACGAAGACGGGAACCCGGTGGAGCCGGGCCGGGGAGGTTATCTGGTACTCAAACGGCCATGGCCCTCCATGCTGCGCACGATCTGGGGAGATGACGAGCGGTTCCGAAACACCTATTTTGGGAAATTCGACGGTATTTACTTGTCCGGGGACGGCGCCCACAAGGACGAAGATGGATATGTCTGGGTTCTCGGTCGAATGGATGATGTGATCAACGTATCCGGGCACCGAATTGGGACCATGGAGGCGGAAAGCGCCCTAGTGGATCATCCCGCAGTGGCCGAGGCGGCGGTGATCGGAAGGGCTCATGAGATCAAGGGGCAGGCCATTACCGCCTTTGTAACGTTGAAAGAAGGGGTAGAATCCGATCCCGCCTTGGTCGATGAGCTGAAACAACATGTCGTCGAAAAGATCGGGGCACTGGCCCGGCCCGAGGAGATCGTGTTCGCACCGGAGTTGCCGAAAACCCGCAGTGGCAAGATCATGCGGCGCCTTCTTCGGGATGTGGCCGAGGGCCGCGTATTGGGGGACACCACAACCTTGGCGGATCCCGGGGTCATGGAAGACTTGAAAGCGCGCTACGCAGAAAAAGAAGAGTAAGATATTCAAGCCACAGTGGGGACACCGCCGCGACCGGTGAGATCGCGGCTGGTCACAGATGACAGAGGGGGTATGATGCTATGGCGAGCGAAGTGAAGATCACGGGGATTTCGGACCCGGGGCCGCTGGGGCTGGCGGCTTTTGCCCTGACCACTTTTGTGCTCAGTTCCATCAATGCCGGGCTATTCCCGGAAGCGGTACTCGGGACGTTTCTCCCCTTGGCGTTGTTTTATGGGGGACTGGCGCAATTGTTGGCCGGCATGTGGGAGTTTCGGACGGGCAACACGTTTGGCGCGACAGCCTTTTCTTCCTACGGGGCTTTTTGGATGTCCCTGGGGACCTTTGTCTACCTACAGTTAAAAGGGGTGCTGGATTTTAAGGTCGACGCAGGTGTCGCATTGGGACTTTTCCTTCTCGCCTGGACGATTTTCACGTTTTATATGTGGATCGGGTCTTTTCGAACCAACAAGGCGCTCATCACCGTGTTTACGCTCTTGTTCCTCACCTTTGTCCTGCTGACCGTCGGCGCTTTCGGTCCTGTGGGGGCAACCCATGTCGGCGGATGGCTGGGGATTCTGACGGCGGTGGTGGCCTGGTACACCTCCGCAGCGGGAGTCATCAACAGCACCTTCGGCCGGACGGTTTTGTCGGTGGGGGCAAAACCTCAGGGGCGGCAGGTTTCCCCGGGTTCCCCTGCGGCCAGCGCCTGACGGGCTGCCGCCCGGCCGCCCATGGGGTAAAGGGGAGATGAATCGACGATCGCCCGGGAGAATCGGGCGGGTCTGGGGACCGGTTTGGCGGGACCCGGGCCCGCCTTTTCAAGCCTATACACAATCCGGGAATCTATGATATACTTTGTGGCGAACTCAATGACGCACTCTCGATGCCCGAACGGGGGTAGAGGCGCGAGGTCCAAGAGTACCGGCGGGGAGGCGAAGGGGCCGACGATCCGCCCGGGAAAGGGGATTTCGCCGAAGCGTCGGCGGCGGCCCTCAAGGCGCCGGCGCTGGGCCCGGATCGAAAAGGTCCGGGACTGTCACAAGGGGTTCCCTTGTGGAGTGCTACTGCGTGGGAGAGAGGTTGCGATTCCGTGTGAGTATGAACAGCGGTAGATCGGGCCTGTCTACGGCTGTTTTTTTGTGTCTGTTCCGCCGCCGGCCGCCGGCGGGGCCGGCGCACGCGGCGAGGAGGAGAGAAATGTGGCGCGAATCGTGATGAAGTTCGGGGGCAGTTCCGTGGCGACGGCGGAGCGCATGGTAAAGGTGGCGCAAAGGGTTGCGAAAACCAGGGCCGAAGGTCATCAGGTGGCGGTGGTGGTCTCGGCGATGGGCGATACCACCGATGATCTCATCGCCCTGGCCAAGCAGGTGAATGAGCGGCCGCCAGCCCGGGAGTTGGACATGCTCCTGAGCACCGGGGAGCAGGTGTCCATCGCCGTGTTGACCATGGCTCTCCAAGGGCTCGGCGTACCGGCGACGTCTTTGACCGGAGGCCAGGCCGGGTTCCGGGTAGAGCAGGTATTCGGGAAGGCTCGGATCTTGGAGGTGAGGCCCGATCGTGTCGACGCCCTGCTTCGCGACGGCCATGTTGCTGTGGTGGCAGGTTTTCAGGGCGTGACCGACGATGGGGAGATCGCCACCTTGGGCCGGGGCGGCTCGGACACCACCGCCGTGGCCCTGGCGGCCGCTTTGAAGGCGGATGTCTGTGAGATCTACACGGACGTGGACGGCGTGTACACGACAGATCCCCGTATTGTCAAGGAAGCCGCCAAGATCCCGGAAATCTCCTATGACGAGATGCTGGAGTTGGCGAACCTCGGCGCGGTGGTGCTGCACCCCCGGGCAGTGGAATATGCCAAATTGTATCGGGTGCCTTTGGTGGTGCGCTCCAGTTTTCATGACGGACCCGGGACATGGGTGAAGGAGGATGCGAACGTGGAACAAGGACAGGTGGTCCGGGGCATTGCTCATGATCTCAACGTCGCCAAGGTGTCGCTGGTGGGGGTCCCCAATCGGCGGGATAGTCTAGGTAGAGTTTTTCACGCCCTGGCGGAGGAAAACGTGAACGTGGACATTATCGTTCAGAGCATCGTGCATAATGATGTCCATGATATTTCTTTTACTGTCTGTCGGGACGACCTTCCTGTGACCCTTCGGGTATTGGAAGATCTGCGGGTGGAGCTGGGAGCTGGAGAGATTGTGGCGGAAGAAGAATTGGCAAAGATCTCCATCGTCGGCGCAGGCATGATTAGCAACCCCGGCGTGGCGGCCCGGATGT
This region includes:
- a CDS encoding solute symporter family protein, which translates into the protein MKPVYIVFFIAVLAGTLLISYWAAQRGRTLPQFYRFSGSLGGVQNGLAMAGDFMSAASFLGVTGAIALHGFDGLLYAAGFWSSYALLFAVAEPVRRLGRYTLADVVCARFPSRRMRGLVAVDTVLISTLYLVPQLVAAGWLMHLLLDVPYPVAVAATGILMTMYVIFGGMVSTSWVQIIKAGLLVTGTFLVALMVLSSFHWDFGRLVAAAKEHSPWGSGLFAPGNLLENPLNEVSLFLSLFLGTAGLPHILMRFFTVPNESAVRATLWTATSVIGAFYVLTVVLGLGALALVGGAAIRGLDPTGNFTALAVAQAVGGDFFTAFLSAVAFATILAVVTGLLLAATTAVSHDLYHKLYRGGRSSDREQLRVAKFAALVLGLGAVAISLGMGRVNVATPVSLVFVVAAATNLPLLFFTLFWRRFTERGAMIGVVAGLVASLTLVFFSPAGFLPVTLPFLEKIHLDEPGIVAIPIGFLAAVIGTWVGGDRPDPTRFEVLRGHVRQGETTGTASGGEGSWA
- the acs gene encoding acetate--CoA ligase; protein product: MQQEEFDSLLKETRRFEPSEEFRNQANFRDPTVYDRARQDPEGYWAEQARHLDWVTPFTKVLEWDPPHARWFSDGQLNAAYNAVDRHRLGPRKNKAAILWEGEPGDSKVYTYEMLGREVDRAAHMLTRLGVRRGDRVTIYLPMIPELPIAMLACAKIGAIHSVVFGGFSSQSLKDRIMDAESKILITADGGWRRGRVVPLKANADEAVKGTPVETVLVVKRVGEASGAAFAPDRDKDWAEEMAKSPTTPFPAETMGAEDILYLLYTSGTTGKPKGIVHSTGGYLVGANTSMRSVFDLKDEDIFFCTADVGWVTGHTYVVYGPLSAGATVVMYEGAPDYPDRDRFWAIVEKYGVTIFYTAPTSIRTFMKWGPEYPKRRNLSSLRLLGTVGEPINPEAWMWYHEYIGAGRCPIVDTWWQTETGCAVIAPLPGLTATKPGSATLPLPGFEADVVDEDGNPVEPGRGGYLVLKRPWPSMLRTIWGDDERFRNTYFGKFDGIYLSGDGAHKDEDGYVWVLGRMDDVINVSGHRIGTMEAESALVDHPAVAEAAVIGRAHEIKGQAITAFVTLKEGVESDPALVDELKQHVVEKIGALARPEEIVFAPELPKTRSGKIMRRLLRDVAEGRVLGDTTTLADPGVMEDLKARYAEKEE
- a CDS encoding LytR/AlgR family response regulator transcription factor; amino-acid sequence: MKVMVAEDERVAREELTYLLSCHPDVTLCPGAENGSELLELVDQYHPDVVFLDIHMPSLSGIEAARRWRNGSWKGRAPQVVFVTAYEQYAVEAFGLDAVDYLLKPYDEERLGETLERIRRRLASRGRDGGGHAVGMGTVPGIVRAGGDTAGQERGGEGAAMGLLTTAVPGGGGFRRPKLLVDDGEKTVVLHPGAVQYAVRNGRAVEIHTDSLTVSAKWTLAELEERLAGLNFFRTHRSYLVNLEYVSAIEPWFNGAYTVVLNDRARTKIPVSRNAVKELFERLGGRRSS
- a CDS encoding histidine kinase, whose amino-acid sequence is MGLTFSLLSRTSLLLVAGFLVSRTPAFRRLLERRWSPFGYTAHALLFAVLAVAGVEGGILLHGGRVTEHGWIWHLGPDQELLGPGLVAVVIAGLLGGIRVGGLSGLLVALFVAQIGGWAHGADVMLYPLAGVLSGMTARFFSDERVIAPEKAFFIGMFFPVLHMALLLIWRPGPETIQLVSDVGLPLTLTNSVAIGVFTAIVRVAVHEYEQGAALQTEKALRVAEQTLPQLRRGLSYDTAEVIARFLLHELDVAAVSLTDREKVLAHEGLGRDHHGPGTGIRTEAGSAALRTGTIQVAPNRAALGCSQPSCPLAAAIMVPLRRSGETIGLVNLMFRHPQQLRAADIALAEGLGRLISHQLDAIFAEEMRELLRQSQLRHLQAQIEPHFLFNTLNLIGGLIRVNPPLARHIVVQLGNFVRMNLRAARYPLIPLAQELQHLRAYLEIVKARFADQLTVFLDVDESLVDGVQIPPLTLQPLVENAVKHGVRSRAVRGRVGVFVRAEGGDLVIEVQDNGTGVDPVLLPRLGVMPIEREDGTGGGLYNVNQRLIGLLGPGAALQFDQALEGGLRVRFRLPRIAQGNGAEAGEGRPSSAESSADQILEARG
- a CDS encoding aspartate kinase, whose product is MARIVMKFGGSSVATAERMVKVAQRVAKTRAEGHQVAVVVSAMGDTTDDLIALAKQVNERPPARELDMLLSTGEQVSIAVLTMALQGLGVPATSLTGGQAGFRVEQVFGKARILEVRPDRVDALLRDGHVAVVAGFQGVTDDGEIATLGRGGSDTTAVALAAALKADVCEIYTDVDGVYTTDPRIVKEAAKIPEISYDEMLELANLGAVVLHPRAVEYAKLYRVPLVVRSSFHDGPGTWVKEDANVEQGQVVRGIAHDLNVAKVSLVGVPNRRDSLGRVFHALAEENVNVDIIVQSIVHNDVHDISFTVCRDDLPVTLRVLEDLRVELGAGEIVAEEELAKISIVGAGMISNPGVAARMFDALIEAGLSIRMVSTSEIKVSCVVDARDVKRAVQVLHQAFELSASAEEKVNPVKA
- a CDS encoding acetate uptake transporter, which encodes MASEVKITGISDPGPLGLAAFALTTFVLSSINAGLFPEAVLGTFLPLALFYGGLAQLLAGMWEFRTGNTFGATAFSSYGAFWMSLGTFVYLQLKGVLDFKVDAGVALGLFLLAWTIFTFYMWIGSFRTNKALITVFTLLFLTFVLLTVGAFGPVGATHVGGWLGILTAVVAWYTSAAGVINSTFGRTVLSVGAKPQGRQVSPGSPAASA